The following are encoded in a window of Massilia sp. R2A-15 genomic DNA:
- a CDS encoding GGDEF domain-containing protein produces the protein MSTAPPNPAEIAREAFRRLATRRIAPTPDAYRDIYNEIAGVPAAPAPVAAQSPGAEVVLSDFAVKLTATPGDLAEFGRRFNRAVKARDWDGYARSLSQLVEKHFRKPSTIEVAGDENAESKQLRDLLSRTLTFAVASLLGGLPALVTEAESLGAAVKLAHTDEALNEIALRLKQLCYQIEIKGGDVAEQQELLLRLFKLLLENVSGLLDDDSWLRGQIEAVQELIAGPMDQRSLEDATRSLKDVIYKQSKLKHSLSDVKVTVKNMMMTFIDRLGTVAASTADFHEKIGGFSERISRADKIEDLNDVVAEVLRETRLVQTEALTSRDRMIAARQEVEEAEQRIARLEAELRHMSELVREDQLTGSLNRRGLDDVFERETARSDRRGTPLCVALLDLDDFKRLNDTHGHLAGDAALRHLVKIVKETLRSMDVIARFGGEEFVILLPETTIDAAAQTMTRLQRELTKHFFLHENERLLITFSAGVALRIPNESQASLVARADKAMYQAKNSGKNRVVVAE, from the coding sequence ATGTCCACCGCACCACCCAACCCCGCCGAAATCGCGCGCGAAGCGTTTCGCCGCCTTGCCACGCGCCGCATCGCCCCCACCCCCGACGCCTACCGCGACATCTACAACGAGATCGCCGGTGTGCCGGCCGCGCCGGCGCCGGTCGCCGCGCAATCCCCGGGCGCCGAGGTGGTGCTCTCCGACTTCGCCGTCAAGCTGACCGCCACGCCGGGCGACCTCGCCGAATTCGGGCGCCGCTTCAACCGCGCGGTCAAGGCGCGCGACTGGGACGGCTACGCGCGCAGCCTGTCGCAGCTGGTCGAAAAGCACTTTCGCAAGCCCAGCACGATCGAAGTGGCCGGCGACGAGAACGCCGAATCGAAGCAGTTGCGCGACCTGCTCAGCCGCACGCTGACCTTCGCCGTCGCCTCGCTGCTGGGCGGCCTTCCTGCGCTGGTGACCGAAGCCGAGTCGCTGGGCGCGGCCGTCAAGCTGGCCCACACCGACGAGGCGCTGAACGAGATCGCGCTGCGCCTCAAGCAACTGTGCTACCAGATCGAGATCAAGGGCGGCGATGTGGCCGAGCAGCAGGAGCTGCTGCTGCGCCTGTTCAAGCTGCTGCTGGAGAACGTCAGCGGCCTGCTCGACGACGACAGCTGGCTGCGCGGCCAGATCGAGGCGGTGCAGGAACTGATCGCCGGCCCGATGGACCAGCGCTCGCTCGAGGACGCCACTCGCAGCCTGAAGGACGTCATCTATAAACAGAGCAAGCTCAAGCACAGCCTGTCGGACGTCAAGGTCACCGTCAAGAACATGATGATGACCTTCATCGACCGCCTCGGCACGGTGGCCGCCAGCACCGCCGACTTCCACGAAAAGATCGGCGGCTTCTCCGAGCGCATCAGCCGCGCCGACAAGATCGAAGACCTCAACGATGTCGTGGCCGAAGTGCTGCGCGAAACGCGCCTGGTGCAGACCGAGGCGCTCACCTCGCGCGACCGCATGATCGCCGCGCGCCAGGAAGTCGAGGAGGCCGAGCAGCGCATCGCCCGGCTCGAGGCCGAGCTGCGCCACATGAGCGAACTGGTGCGCGAAGACCAGCTGACGGGCAGCCTGAACCGCCGCGGCCTCGATGACGTGTTCGAGCGCGAGACCGCCCGCTCCGACCGGCGCGGCACGCCGCTGTGCGTGGCCCTGCTCGACCTGGACGACTTCAAGCGCCTGAATGACACGCACGGCCACCTGGCCGGCGACGCGGCGCTGCGCCACCTGGTCAAGATCGTCAAGGAGACGCTGCGCTCGATGGACGTGATCGCCCGCTTCGGCGGCGAGGAATTCGTCATCCTGCTGCCGGAGACGACGATCGACGCTGCGGCCCAGACCATGACGCGCCTGCAGCGCGAACTGACCAAGCACTTCTTCCTGCACGAAAACGAGCGCCTGCTGATCACGTTCTCGGCCGGGGTCGCGCTGCGCATCCCCAACGAGAGCCAGGCCTCGCTGGTGGCGCGCGCCGACAAGGCGATGTACCAGGCCAAGAACAGCGGCAAGAACCGCGTAGTCGTGGCCGAGTGA
- a CDS encoding flagellin: MASMINTNISSLNAQRNLTTSQSGLATSLQRLSTGLRINSAKDDAAGMSIASRMTSQINGMNVAARNANDGISLAQTAEGGLNSATDLLQRMRDLAVQSANGSNSDTDRASIQSEVGQLKDEIDRVAKSTSFNGLNLLDGSFTAQSFQVGANAGSNDRIQIDKIANLQTTSLGSGLSGSSSLTSGMTQGALAAGDLTLNGTQVGATASGSQAGQSASSAYAVAQAINAVAGQSGVTAKANATVATTIATDPTKAAAPDGTKAAAVAANSFSINGVNIGAIAKGAVADYANGTAGGTSVSVNQAANVVEAINKVSSQTGVAATVDEAGKVSLASTNGKSITITAAAGYASLTDDTGLTDTAGTPIGGTAPKFSTTGYTAGAISINGVELGDVAGATTDVAQGANTAAAINKISGKTGVTATSDAVSGMITLSAADGRDIKIDEVTAGDAKKITGIDVGTTHGTVTLSSSNVNGIVVGGNADKNAGLGAFEGIKGADAKSTNTVSSVDVSTASGALAAISTIDSALSSVNSSKAALGAYQNRFSAVVSNLQATSENLSASRSRIQDADFASETASLTRGQILQQAGTAMLAQANSLPNGVLALLRG, encoded by the coding sequence ATGGCATCGATGATCAACACCAACATTTCCTCGCTCAACGCACAGCGCAACCTGACCACGTCCCAATCGGGTCTGGCCACGTCGCTGCAGCGTCTGTCGACCGGCCTGCGCATCAACAGCGCCAAGGACGACGCAGCGGGTATGTCGATCGCAAGCCGCATGACCTCGCAGATCAACGGCATGAACGTGGCAGCACGTAACGCCAATGACGGCATCTCGCTGGCGCAGACGGCTGAAGGCGGCCTGAACTCGGCAACCGACCTGCTGCAGCGTATGCGTGACCTGGCCGTTCAGTCGGCCAACGGCTCGAACTCGGATACCGACCGCGCTTCGATCCAGTCGGAAGTCGGCCAGCTCAAGGACGAAATCGACCGCGTCGCCAAGTCGACCAGCTTCAACGGCCTGAACCTGCTGGACGGCTCGTTCACCGCGCAAAGCTTCCAGGTCGGCGCCAACGCCGGCTCGAACGACCGCATCCAGATCGACAAGATCGCCAACCTGCAGACCACCTCGCTGGGTAGCGGTCTGTCCGGTTCGTCGTCGCTGACCTCGGGCATGACCCAAGGCGCGCTGGCAGCGGGCGACCTGACCCTGAACGGTACCCAGGTCGGCGCCACGGCCAGCGGTTCGCAGGCCGGCCAATCGGCCAGCAGCGCATACGCAGTCGCGCAGGCAATAAATGCGGTGGCCGGCCAGTCGGGCGTCACCGCGAAAGCCAATGCCACCGTCGCCACGACCATTGCCACCGATCCTACAAAGGCGGCTGCTCCGGACGGTACTAAAGCAGCCGCTGTTGCTGCAAATTCGTTCTCGATCAATGGTGTTAACATCGGAGCGATCGCCAAAGGCGCTGTTGCCGACTATGCCAACGGCACCGCCGGCGGCACTAGCGTTTCGGTCAACCAGGCCGCCAATGTTGTCGAAGCAATCAACAAAGTGAGTTCGCAAACTGGTGTAGCGGCAACTGTCGACGAAGCTGGCAAGGTTTCGCTTGCCTCGACTAACGGCAAGAGCATCACCATCACGGCGGCCGCTGGTTACGCTTCGCTGACGGACGATACCGGTCTGACCGACACCGCGGGCACCCCGATTGGCGGTACCGCCCCGAAGTTCTCCACAACCGGATACACTGCCGGCGCAATTTCGATCAACGGCGTTGAACTCGGTGACGTGGCTGGTGCGACGACGGATGTCGCCCAGGGCGCCAATACCGCTGCCGCAATCAACAAGATCAGCGGCAAGACCGGCGTCACTGCCACTTCCGACGCGGTCAGCGGCATGATCACCCTGAGCGCAGCGGACGGCCGCGACATCAAAATCGACGAAGTAACTGCAGGCGATGCCAAAAAGATCACTGGTATCGACGTAGGCACTACCCACGGCACGGTGACGCTGAGCAGCTCGAACGTCAACGGTATCGTCGTGGGTGGCAACGCTGACAAGAACGCCGGCCTCGGCGCTTTTGAAGGCATCAAGGGCGCCGATGCCAAGTCGACCAACACGGTCAGCTCGGTCGACGTATCCACCGCTTCGGGCGCACTGGCTGCGATCTCGACCATCGACTCGGCCCTGTCTTCGGTCAACTCGTCGAAAGCTGCACTGGGCGCGTACCAGAACCGCTTCAGCGCCGTGGTCTCGAACCTGCAAGCGACTTCCGAGAACCTGTCCGCTTCGCGCAGCCGGATCCAGGACGCCGACTTCGCCTCGGAAACGGCCAGCCTGACCCGCGGCCAGATCCTCC